Below is a window of Rhodanobacteraceae bacterium DNA.
GCATCTTCGCAGCCAAGGGACGTCCGCGGATCACCCGCTGATGATCGTGCATCTGGCCAGCGTGGACCGGGTGGGCGACTGGGCGGGCGAGTGCCGCCAGCGCGCGCGCTGGCAGAGCGTTCTGGCCCGGCCCGCTGACGCTGGTCCTGCCCCGCCGGCCCGACCTCCCGGTCAGCCTGCTCGCCGGGGACGGGCTGGACACCCTCGCCGTCCGCCAGCCGGACCACGTTCTGGCCCTCCCGCCTGCTGCACGCGTTCGGCGGCCCGCTCGTCGCGCCGAGCGCAAACCGGTCCGGCCGCGTGAGCCCGACCACCGCCGCGCACGTGGCCAGCGAGTTCGCCGGTGTCGACCTGCTCGTCCTCGACGGCGGCCCCTGCACGGTCGGCCTGAGTCGACGGTCGTCGTTCAGGCGGGCGCTGCCGCTGTTGCGCCCGGGCGAGCATTGCAACCAGCGCCATCAGAAGCCCCGGTGGTTGGTCGCTGGCACTGCGAGGATGCTGAAGGCCCGCTTTGCGCGAGCGGGCGACTCGCCAGCGCACTACGCGCCCGGCAAGCCACGCTCAGACTGAGTGGCGCCATCGAGGGTGGCGCGCTGTCTCAACGATGCGGGCGCCGACATCGCTTTATGGCTGGTCAGCGGGACCCTTGCCGCAAGGCTGCAATAGTGGACCAGCACCACGCCGACCCGGCCGGCTGGCCGCAGGCTGTGCATACGCGCTGCATCGCTGGATGCAGGCCCGGCCGCGCCGTAATGGTGGTGCTGCCGCCGGTGGTGAGACTGGGCGGCGGTGCACGATCAGCTGAGCCGCGCGGCAGTACCCGGCGGCGAGATCGTGCCCTAAACCAAATCGCGCACCGTTCGCGTCTGCATGCCGACGCGCTGTTCCTATCGCTTCCGCGCCGTTTCGAACCGCGGACCGACCCGAAGGAGAGCCGACAATGAACAAGCTGCGTCCGGAAGATCTGGCTGCTGGCCGCGGGCCTGCTGCTGCCGCTGACCGCCTGCAACACCCGTGCGGGGCGTAGGCAAGAACCTCGAAGCCGACCAGAAGATCGGGAGACACCGCGAAGAAGTGAGCCTCAGGGCAGCGGCGCCGGATCAGCGCGCCGCCGCCAGGCTCCAGCGCACCGCGATGACGAAGTCACCAGCGACACCGCAGCCAGATCGCCCCACAGCCAGGTGGTGCCGCCGATCTCCTCGGCCAACATGCGCGCGCGTCCGAAGCCGGGTGCAGCGTTCGATGGTGTCGCTGAAGATGTCGTGGCACGTACAGCAGGCTCATCACGCCGATCAAGCGCAGCGGCGAATAGTCGCTGGCGACCGGCGGTAGCCAGCGGGCGATGACCAACATCGCGGCGGCCGTACCGATGCCGTAAGCGAGCCCGAAAGGCATTGCCGCATAAAAACACGGTGGCGAAGCGCCATGCACAGCGCCACGCTGGCGAGGATCGCGCGGTCATGCCGGCTGCGGCTGCTGGCGACCAGCAGCGCAGCGCCGATCACCAACGAGCCGAGGTAGCCGGCGCTCAGGGTCGAAGCGGTTTCCGCCCGCGCTCGGCACCTCGCCGCCGCGGTCGACCGTGACTTGCATCACCACGACCCACCGCCAGTCAGCGGAGTCATCGCCGCGTGTGCGGACTCGTGGAAGAACACCGCGAGGTTTCCAGCGGCGCGGTCAAGCCGAACCGCGGAAATACGCGAGGCACTGCGGCGACCAGGCTCAGGCCGGCAAGTATCATCAGCGGATGCGGTTCAGGAGTGCCGACGGACATCAGGGCGACCTGCGCGTGGACGGATCAGTAGATTACAGGCTATCAAACGCGAAAGGCAAGCAGATGGCCCGCTTCCGCGTTTCAGGCGTGTTGCGAGACTCGTCCAGCGCTCCCTGGCTCAGGGCGCCAGCGGAAAGCGCCACCAAGGCTTCGCCGGGCGGGTTATCGTGCTCGCGCACCAGGCGCAAATCAAGCCGACCATTGCCGAGGTTCACCAACGGCGCCTGCGGCGTTACCGCCAATATCGACATCACCGGCCCGCGTTTTCGGCAATCACCACATCCTCGATATCCGCCGTGCCGTAGTTCAGGACGGTGGACGCCAGCGTTACGCCTTCATGGCGGCGCAGGCTGAACTGCCCTGGAAAGTGGTCGAATTCAGCCAGAGCTTGCCCCAGTTGACGATGGTGCCGGCATCGCGCGAGGCGCCGGCCACCGTGTTGAAGCTGATCTCGCAATGCGACAGGCGCATCTCGCCGTAGTTCTCGACGATGGCCGAGGCGCCGCGCGCGGTGCTGTCGACCAGCGCCACCCGGCGCAGTTCGGTGGTGCCGTGGTTGCGGATCGAGCCCATCGAACCTTCCGCGAGGATGACCTGCTCGAGTCGCAGATGACCCGTTTCGGCGACATGGAACAGGCGAAATCGCTGTTGGAATAGCGCCGCAGTTCGGCGCCGTTGCCGCGGATCACGATCGGCGTGGTGATCTCCGGCAGCGCGGCCTTCTGGTTCTCGGCATTCACCTTGTCCAGCGAGTACAGCCCACGCTCCAGGGTGATGATGTCTGCTTCGGGTGTCTGATTGGCGGCGTTGATCGCGGCGACCAGGCCATCGGTCGATTCGACCGGGAAGATGGTCGTCGATTGCGCCGAGGTCGACACGAGCAGACCGGTGAGGGTGGCGGTGAGCAGGGTGCGATTCAGCGTCATGCGGTTCTCCTGGCACGAGATGTGGCGGATGAATGCATCATGAACCACAAGGTTTAGTGCGATCCATCAGCGGGCGCCGAAATGTGACGGAAATCGCGGCAAAGGCGCGAAAAATCAGACGAACGGCCAGATCCGCGAGAGCCTGACCCCACGGTCAGGTATGGGTCTGAATGGGAGTCGCGGCGATTGATCGCATATATCGAACGGGGTGATTCGAAATCGTCAACATTCGTGCGCGTCGCGCCTTGGCAGGCTCACCCGTGATGCGAGCAGCGCCCCGGCCAGGGAGATCGCCGCGGCGCCAAGAAAGCTCGCACGGCCATCGCCGAGTTCCCACAGGGCGCCCGCCAGCAATGCGCCGAGTACGCCGCCGAGGCCTGAGCTGAACCCGTACAGCAAGCCCTGACCATGCACGCCGGTCCGCCCGGGAAAGAACTGGCTGATCGCCTGCATGCTGGTGCTGTGGAAAGCGGCGAAAGTGAAGGCATGCCCGAGCTGCGCCAGGCCGATCGCCAGCGGGTAGTGCGGCAGCATCGCGGTGACCACCCAGCGCAGGCTGCCGATGGCGAAACAAACGACCATCAGCCGCCGCGGATCGACTCGCGCCTGCAGGCGCGGGATCACCAGGAACATGCCGATCTCGGCGATCACGCCGATCGACCACATCAGTCCCACCGCCTGCGGCGCGTAGCCGTGCCGGTCCAGGTGCAGCGACAGGAACACATAGAAGGCACCGTGGCTCAACTGCATCGCCAGGGCGGTGGGCCAGGAAGATCCAGAGCGGACGCTCGCGCCAGCGCGGCAGCACATCGGTGCGGAAGCCGCCGCCGGACTCCTTTGCCAGCGTCGGCGCGTCGTCGTTGATCCACGCGCCGCCACCAGCAGCGCGCGAACACCGGCAGCAGGGTGGCGACCAGCCAGCCGTAGCCGAGGATCTGAGCAGCCAGCCGAAGCCCAGGTTGGCCAGCACGAAGCCCACGGATCCCCACACCCGGATGCGCCCGTAGGCCGATTTGCGCTCGCCCAGTCGCGCGAGCGTGAGCGCCTCGAACTGCGGCATGATCGCGTTGTAGACGCTGGCATAGGCCAGCATCACCAGCACCACGCCCGCAAAACCGAGCGGCAGCAGGAACAGCGCGAAGCAGGCCAGCGTAGCCAGGCGCGCCCGCGCGCAGCACCAGGATCGGACGGGCCGCGCGCGCGGTGGCCAATCCCCACAGCGACGGCGCCAGCACGCGCGAGCCGTACCACAGGCTCATCACCACACCGATCTGCCAGGCGCTGAGCCCGCGCGTCTCCAGGTACGGCGCGAAATAGGGGGCGAAGGCGCCCAGCGCGCCGAGGTAGGCGAAATAGAACGCCGACAGCCGCCAGTAGGGAACGCCAGCCAAGGCGGTCAGTGCGCGCTCGCGCCCTTCTTGCCGAACAGCTTCTTGCCCAGGCCCACGATCGCGAGCACGATCGCACCTGCAATGATGCCGATGATGGCCTCCAGGGCGATTGCGGTCAGCAGGTTCAGCGCGCTGCCGCTGGCGCCGGCCACCGCGCTCGCATGTTCGACGAAATGGTGCAGCGCCGGCACGCCATGGACGATGATCGCGCCGCCGACCATGAACATCGCCGCGGTGCCGAGCACCGACAGCGACTTCATCAGCAGCGGCGCCGCGCGCAGGATCAAGGCGCCGAGCTTGCGCTGCAGCACCTTGCCCGCGCCCTCCATGCGGTTCAGGTAGTAGCCGAAGTCGTCCAGCTTGACGATCGCACCAACCAGGCCGTAAACGCCCACCGTCATCAGGATGGCGATGGCGCACAGCACCGCGACCTGCTTGCCGAAACTCGCGGCGGCCACGCTGCCGAGCGTGATCACGATGATCTCGGCCGACAGAATGAAGTCGGTGCGCACCGCGCCTTTGATCTTCTCTTTCTCGAAGGCCACGAGGTCCACTTTCGGATCGGCCACCGCGTGCAGCAGTTCCTTGTGATGCTGCTCGTCTTCCGCCGGGCTGTGCAGGTATTTGTGCGCCAGCTTCTCCACGCCCTCGTAGCAGAGGAACAGGCCGCCGAGCATCAGCAGCGGGACGATCGCCCACGGCGTGACGGCGCTGATGGCCAGCGCCGCCGGCACCAGGATGGCCTTGTTGATCATCGAGCCCTTGGCCACCGCCCAGACCACCGGCAGCTCGCGTTCCGAGGCCACGCCCGCCACCTGCTGTGCGTTGAGCGCGAGGTCATCTCCGAGCACGCCGGCGGTCTTCTTCGCGGCGACCTTGGTCATCACCGCGACGTCATCGAGCAGCGTGGCGATGTCGTCTAGCAGCGCGAACAGGCTGGAACCGGCCATGGCGAGTCTCGCAGGCAGAAGGATGGCCGCGGAGCATAGCGGCTGGCGCATGCCCCTGCGGTGTGGCCGATGTTCCGGTCTTCGCGCGCTTTGCAGGCGCAGGACGGCAGACTACGCATCGCCGGGTACCCGCCTGGCGCCCGAATCGACCTTGGATCGGATCCATGCCTCATTCCAGACCCTCCGGCCTGCGCGCCAAGCTCGGTGTCGCATTCATCCTGCAGGCGGGCCGCCATCTCCTGCGGTACGTGCTCGGCGTCTACGCCGCCGCGGCGGTGCTCGAAGACGTGCTGATCAAGCGCGCGCTGCGCGAGGAGACTGCGCACTACGTCCAGTTGCTCGAACGCAATCCGGTGCACCTGACACCGGATACCCACAACATGAAGGGCTACATGCAGCGGCCTGGCGACACCGACGAGGTGATTCCGGACAACCTGCGTGGCCTCGGCCCCGGATTTCACGTCCTGCGGCAGGGCGGGAGCCGGGCGCTGGTGTTCGTGTCCGATGCCAAGCCGGGCCGGCTGTTCCTGGTGATCGACCAGGCGCACATCGGCCAGCTCGCGCTGTTTTTCGGCCTGATTCCGCTGACCCTGGTGCTGCTGTTCATCTACCTCGCCACCTGGCTTACCTACCGCCTGTCGCGGCGCGCCATTTCACCGGTGATCTGGCTCGCCAGCGAAGTGCGCGGCTGGGACCCGAAGAATCCGGACTTCAGCACCCCTGGCCCCTGAGCGCATGCCACCCGGAGATCGAGGGCGAGACCGAGGCCTCGCGGAGGCCATCTATGGTTTCGGCAAGCGCATCGGCGAGTTCGTCGAGCGCGAGCGCATCTTCACCCGCGACGCCAGCCACGAGCTGCGCACGCCGCTGACGGTGATCAAGATGGCCAGCGAGGTGCTCATCAGCGACGGCCAACTGGACGACTACGGCATGCGCAACGCACAGCGGATCGCCGCCGCCGCGCGCGACATGGAGTCGCTGATCGAGGCATTCCTGCTGATGGCGCGCGAGGCCGAGAACGCTCTGCCGGCGGACGATTTTGCCGTCAACTCGGTGGTGCACGACGAGATCGAGCGCGCCGAGGCGCTGGTCGGCGACAAGCCGATCAAGCTGGAGCTGGTCGAGCGTGCGCAGTTCCGCCTGCACGCGCCCTCCAAGGTGGTCGCGGTGCTGATCGGCAACCTGATCCGCAATGCGGTGGCCTACACCGACCAGGGCCACGTCCGGGTCACGGTGGAACTCGGCATGGTGACGGTCGAGGACACCGGCGTCGGCATGTCCGCGGAGGACCTCAAGCAGATCTTCCAGCCCTTTTTCCGCGCCAAGCACGGGCGCCGTGGCGGCCATGGGGTCGGACTGACCATCGTCAAGCGCCTTTCCGATCGTTTCCAGTGGCCGATCGAGTTCGAGAGCGAGCCGGGCAAGGGGACCACCGTGCGCGTGCGCTTCCCCATTGCGCCCAGGTCAAGTGCGCGAGCGATCCGCGCGCCTGAGGAGGCCGCACCGAATTGGCGGAAATGACTGAACAAGAGACGTCTTGTCCGCAAAGGACGCAAAGGGCGCAAAGGAGAGCCAGTTTGCTGTAAGGCCTGCGTTGGAGATCGATGGCGACCAGGCAATCACACTCGTTGCAATGACCACAGCGTCAGCGCAGGACGCACAGAACATCTGACCGGCTTTCCTTTGCGTCCTTGCTTCTCCCCTTTGCGTCCTTTGCGTCAAACGCTCTTTGGTTCGTCCGGGCAAAGGCGCGAAACTCACACCAGCTGCAACCGCGCCAGTTCGGCGTACAGGCCGCCCTGGGCGAGCAGTTCCTCGTGGCTGCCCTGGGCGACGATGCGGCCGGCGTCGAGGACCACGATGCGGTCCGCCTTCTTTACCGTGGCCAGGCGGTGCGCGATCACCAGCGAGGTGCGACCGGCCATCAGGTGTTCCAGCGCGTGCTGCACGGCGCGCTCGCTCTGCGCGTCGAGCGCGCTGGTGGCCTCGTCGAGCAGCAGGATCGAGGCGTCGCGCAGCAGCGCGCGGGCGATCACCACACGCTGCTGCTGCCCACCCGACAGACGCACACCGCGCTCGCCAAGATACGTGTCCAGTCCCTGCGGCAGCGCGGACAGGAAGTCCCAGGCCTCGGCCGCGCGGGCGGCGGCTTCCACTTCCTCGCGGCTGGCTTCGGGCCGGCCGTAGCGGATGTTCTCCAGCGCGCTGGTGCCGAAGATCACCGGATCCTGCGGCACCAGGGCGAACAGGCGGCGCAGGTCAGCGACGCGTAGTTCGCGCAGGTCCACGCCGTCCACCCGGATGCAGCCCTGGTCGGGATCGTGGAAGCGCAGCAGCAACTGGAACAGGGTGCTCTTGCCGGCACCGGACGGTCCGACCAGGGCGACGGTCTCGCCGGCACGGATTTCGAGGTCGATGCCACTCAGCGCCGGCGTGTCCGGGCGCGAGGGATAGCGGAAGCCGACTCCGTCGAAGCGGATCGATTCCCGGATCGCAGTCGGCGCCGCGTCCGGAGTAGCGGGATCGGCGATCTTCGGCGTCATCTGCAGCAGTTCGGCGAGCCGGCCCATGGCGCCGGATGCGCGCTGCACATCGCCCCAGACCTCGCTGACCGCACCCACCGAGCCGGCTGCCATCACCGCATAGAGAACGAACTGGCCAAGTTCGCCGCCCGACAGCGTGCCCGCCAGTACCTGCTTGGCGCCGATCCACAGCACCACCGTGACCGCGCCGAACACCAGCACGATCACCGCCGCCGTCAGGCTGGCGCGCATGCGAATGCGGCGCTTGGCCGTGGCCAGGGTGCGCCGTACCGCATCGCCGAAGCGCGTCGACTCGCGCGCCTCGGCCACATTCGCCTGCACGGTGTGGATCGCATTGAAGGTTTCGCCGGCAATCGCCGACGAATCGGCGATGCGGTCCTGGCTCTCGCGCGAGAGTTTTTCCACGCGACGCCCGAAGATCAGGAAGGGCAAGGAAATAGCGGTCTACATAGGCCGCATTCGCCTTGGAGAAACCATGGTCGATCATCTGCCCGATCGCGCTCGGCAGGGACAGCGAGGCCACCGATGCCACCAGCAGGAAGCCCAGGGCGCCTGCGATCAGGCCGCGATAGGGGCGCAGGAAGGGCGCGAGCGCCGCCAATGGCTTGATCGATCGGGACTTTTCGGACACGGATTGGGCGACGTTTGGCGCGCGGCGCCGGGGAACCGCTGTTCATGGGGGCGGAACCGACCGACGCAAGTGGCCAGGTGCGCCCGCGGAGCGGCGGTCGGATGGGCCATCGGATTGCCCCTGGCGGCCGCAGAACCTGACTCGCAACGCGTCCGGAGGATTCCCTACAGTGGCAGCGTCCGCGCCGTCCGCCGGCGCATCCAGCACGCCACGCTGTAGCGATCTCGTTGCGTTGCCAGTACCTCGTGTTCGATTTCGCCGCTCAGGAACAGCACCAGTTGCCCGGGTTCCGGTGCGATGTCGATCGAGACCTCGCCGTCCGGGCCTTCCAGGTAGATGCGCAACTCGCCACCAAAACGCGGTTGCCAGGGGTCGCCGAGGTGGATCACGGCGGAGACTGCGCGCGCGTCCTCGTCGCGGAAACGGTCGAGGTGGCGGCGGTAGGCGCCTCCTGGTGGATAGTGGGCAAAATGCGCTTCGCTCGCAATCAAGCCCAGGTACAGGCGCTCATTCAGTGCGGAGCGCAGGCCTTCCAGGCGCGCCAGGAGGACGCCGGACGCACGGCGCCGGATCGTCCGGTTCCAGCCACTGGATCGAATCACCGCGTACCTCGGTTGTGCGCAGGGTGGCATTGCCGCGGCCCACGCGCGCCGGGGTCAGGACGCCTGCGGCGGCGCGCGACCTGGCGGTGTCGAGCAGTGCCTGCCGCAAGTGCGTGTCGAGCCAGTCGCCCACCACCAGCCAGCGGTCGGTGGCGAGGGCGTCGGCGATCCGGTCGTGGTCAGTCACGCGCGTGCGGCTCACCGCGGGCGTCGCGCTCCAGGAAGTAGATGCCGGCGTAGACCTTTGGATCCACGGCGTAGCCTTCGGCCATGCGCTCGGCGACGAAGCGGGCGACGCCGGCGCGCGGTACCTCGTGCACCGTGATGTTCTCGTCCCCGGCACCGCCGCCCGCGTGCACGCGCGTGAGGCCGGTGGCGCGCACGAAATGCATGACCTCGGTGGTCATGCCCGCAGAGCTGGACCGGCCATGATCGACTCGATGTGTTCGGCCTGCCAGCCGGTTTCCTCCAGCAATTCCTGCGCTGGGCGCTTTCGCGCCAAGACTCGTCGGCGAAGGCGCCTCATCGCCGATCAGGCCGCCGGAAACTCCAGGGTACGCGACTGGATCGGGATGCGATATTGCTCGACCATGAGGACGGTCTCCGCGGGCGTGATCGCCACGATCACAACCGCACCCTGGGGGTTCAGTCGCTCCGCGTACTCCCAGTTCCCGCGCCGACACAGGCGAAGGTGATGGCCGGCGTGAAGGACCTGCGAAGACTGTTGGGACATGGGCGGGAACTTTTGCTGTGGTCGAGAGTCAGCTTGCAACCGCGATAATGCCATTGCCGCCGCTCGCTCCAGCGCGACGCGTGCCTTTCCTTCGTCTGCAGTCACTTTCGAACCGGATCCATGAACTCCAAGACTCTGCTGATCAGCCTGTCCGCTGCCGCGCTCTGGTGCGCAGCCTCCTCGGTGTCCGCCCAGGCCTTGCGTCAGGCACCGCCGCCGTTGCCCACCGATACCGAGGTCGAGCTGGCAAAGATCAGCGATATCAACGAGTTGATGCGCCGCGCTGACGAGTGGAAGGGCAACAAGGATTTGCGTCGATACACCTATGCCATGGAGCGCCTGCTGAAGTTGCGCCCCTACAGTCCGACCTTTCTGTACCGGCTGTCGGAGGCGTACGCGATGCAGGATCAGAAGACCAAGGCATACAACCTGCTGATCCAGGTTCAGAAACAAGGGCTGGCGTTGAACCCGGAGGCGGACAAGGATTTCGACCCGATCCGCAACACCCAGGTCTTCCAGTACGTCATCGACGGACTCAAGGTAAATGCCACGCCCTTCGGTGAGGGAAAGGCAGCGATCACCCTGAAGGATGCGCCGGAGCTCATCGAGAGCGTTGCTTATGACGCCAAGCGCAAGCGCTTCCTGGTCGGCAGCGTACGTACGGGTGAGATCATGAGCGTAGCGATGGACGGCAGTGTCAACCTGTTCACGTCGCCGGTCCGCACGCCGGCGCTGCGGAGCGTTTTTGCGCTCGCCGTGGACGACGCCCGCGGTTTCCTGTGGGTGGGTACGGCCGGGGCGCCGCAGTATGAGAAGCACCGCCCAGAGGAACTCGGCGGTGCGGCGCTGCGGAAGTTCGATCTGGCGAGTGGCAAGATCCTCGAAGCCTATCCGATGGCACCCGGTGAGACCCCACGGATGTTCGGCGCGATCACGGTTGCCGCCAACGGGACGGTCTACGCCACCGACGCGATTTCGAACGTGGTCTACCAGGTCCAGGGCGGCGAGATGCGCACGTTGTTCGCGGTATCCCGGATCGACCAGCCTGCGTGGTCTGGCGGTGAGTCCGGACCAGCGGTACCTCTACTTTGTGGACTATGAACTGGGATTGCGTGTCGCGGACCTCAGCAAGAGCGAGATCCGCGAGCTGGCGATGGACTTGCAGAATCTGGGTGGCATCGACGGCCTGAGCTACTACCAGGGCCAACTGATCGCCGTGCAGAACGGCACCATTCCCACCCGCGTCATTCGCATCAAGCTCGGTGACGACCGCGTCTCCGTCGTGGGCGTCCAGCCGCTGGAAGCGAACAAGGACGAACTGGTGATGCCGACCTTCGGCACGTTGGTCGGCGATGACTTCTACTTCATCGCCAACAGTCAGCGTGACGTCTACGCAGCGGATGGCAAGCCGATGGAAGGCGTGCTGCCGGAAGATCGCGTGCTGTACAAAGTGTCGGCACGATTCGCCTGGGAGACGGCCGTGAAGGGTGGCCAGGTGGGCGCTCCGGCGAAGTAAGCGCCGGGGTCATGCCGCGCCGGCGTGGCGGGCCGCGATGGCCTCGGCACGCCGGCGCAGGAAGGGGCCGAATCCCAGGTTGTCGAAGAGCGTGCGCAGGGCGTCCAGGTCGGGCGCCCGCGGCTTCAAGGCGGCAAGGTCCGCTGGCACCGGTGCCTCGCAATGGATGGCACTCAGGCGTCGCGACAGATAGGCCTGCTCACGTTGTGCCACAAGTCTGGCCTGCAGCGCCTTTGCACCCCGAATACCGATTCTCTCGACTTCATCGATGCGCCGGTAGATCTCGTCGAGATCTCCGAAATGCTGCAGCAGCCGGGCGGCACCCAACTGCCCGATGCCGCGCACGCCGGGGATGTTGTCGATCGGGTCGCCGGCCAGTGCGAGCAGATCGACCATTTGCTCAGGCCGCACGCCGAAGCGCTCCTTGACCGCTTTGCGATCGAAGCGACGGTCGCGCCCGAAATCCCATTGTTCGTCGCCTTCACCCAGCAACTGGGTCAGGTCCTTGTCGGCCGAGATGACCAGGACCGGGTGCCCGTGCGTGCGCGCCACGCGCGCCAGCGATCCGATCAAATCGTCGGCTTCGAAGCGGGCATCCGCGTGCGTGCTGGCGCCGAGGTGCCGCGCGATCGCGCGGCAGTGCGCGAACTGGCGCAACAGCGCCTCGTCGGGCGGTTCGCGATTGGCCTTGTAGGCCGGGTAGATTTGCTGGCGAAAGCCGCTGCCCAGGGATTCGTCGAAGCAGACGGCGAGGTACTTCGGTCGCAGGTGTTCGAGCAGCTGCAGCAGGAAGCTGGCGAAGCCCTGCGCCGCATGCGTCGGCCAGCCCTCGCGATCGCGCCAGTCCGGCGGCAATGCATGCCAGGAGCGGAAGATGTAGAGACTGGCATCGACGAGGCAGACGCGATCGCCGTTCCCTCCCATCACAGTGCCGGCATGTCGGCCGGCCGCCAGTCGCTGACGATCTGCTCGTAGCGCGGGCGCTCCCGGTCCGGGACGTCCGCCTTCGGCGTGCCGACATGGATGAAGGCCACCACACGCTCGTGCTCCGAGAGGCCGAGCAGGCGCGTGGCCTGCGCATCGTGTGCTGGCCACCCGGTGACCCACTGGGCGCCGTAGCCGAGTGCGCAGGCGCCAATCAGCAGGTTCTGCGCCAAAGCGCCGGCGGACAGGAGTTGCTCCACCTCCGGGATCTTGTGCCCGGGCGTGATCCTTGCGATGACCACCAGCGACAGCGGCGCATGCGCGAAGCGGTTCAAGTCCTTGTGCCGGGTGGATTCGTCGAGTTCCTCGCCGCGCGCCTCGCGTAGCGCCACCAGGGCGCTTCCGAGCGCCGGACCGGCCGCTCCGTGGATCGTGAGCAGCCGCCACGGTTGCAATTTCCCATGGTCCGACACGCGCACTGCGGCCTCGACCAGCGCGCGCAGTTCGATCTCGGTGGGGGCGGGCATGCCGAGCAGCTTGGCCGGCGTCGAGCGGCGCGAGGTCAGCGGGTGCAGGCGGGTTTCGATGCTCATGGCGGCAGGGGCGCGCGGCGATGCGCGGAGTCTACGTCGATGGGGCCCGGGACTCGACTCGGGACTCGGGGAAAGTCCCAGTCGCCCCTGCCGGTGCGCTTGTTCGCGCAGCGAACCGTGACTCTCGCAAGATCGCGGACTGTGTATCTGGACGCAAAGGACGCAAAGGACGCAAAGAAGATCAAACGCGATACAGCGTTGGGGTACCCCCGGCACTTGAGGTCTTTGCGTCCGTTGCGTCCTTTGCGTACTCAATCACAGGTCGTCGTTTGGCGCAGGAAGAAAATTTCATATAATTCAACAACCTGTGGCATGTTCGGTGAAAAACGCAGGGAAAAGGTGCCTTGGCGAGATCTGGCGACCCTGCCTGGGAAGGTGCTCCCCGCTGCGTTCTCTCCGCTCTTCCACTCC
It encodes the following:
- a CDS encoding nitroreductase gives rise to the protein MSIETRLHPLTSRRSTPAKLLGMPAPTEIELRALVEAAVRVSDHGKLQPWRLLTIHGAAGPALGSALVALREARGEELDESTRHKDLNRFAHAPLSLVVIARITPGHKIPEVEQLLSAGALAQNLLIGACALGYGAQWVTGWPAHDAQATRLLGLSEHERVVAFIHVGTPKADVPDRERPRYEQIVSDWRPADMPAL
- a CDS encoding exodeoxyribonuclease IX; translated protein: MGGNGDRVCLVDASLYIFRSWHALPPDWRDREGWPTHAAQGFASFLLQLLEHLRPKYLAVCFDESLGSGFRQQIYPAYKANREPPDEALLRQFAHCRAIARHLGASTHADARFEADDLIGSLARVARTHGHPVLVISADKDLTQLLGEGDEQWDFGRDRRFDRKAVKERFGVRPEQMVDLLALAGDPIDNIPGVRGIGQLGAARLLQHFGDLDEIYRRIDEVERIGIRGAKALQARLVAQREQAYLSRRLSAIHCEAPVPADLAALKPRAPDLDALRTLFDNLGFGPFLRRRAEAIAARHAGAA
- a CDS encoding HAMP domain-containing histidine kinase, which translates into the protein MPPGDRGRDRGLAEAIYGFGKRIGEFVERERIFTRDASHELRTPLTVIKMASEVLISDGQLDDYGMRNAQRIAAAARDMESLIEAFLLMAREAENALPADDFAVNSVVHDEIERAEALVGDKPIKLELVERAQFRLHAPSKVVAVLIGNLIRNAVAYTDQGHVRVTVELGMVTVEDTGVGMSAEDLKQIFQPFFRAKHGRRGGHGVGLTIVKRLSDRFQWPIEFESEPGKGTTVRVRFPIAPRSSARAIRAPEEAAPNWRK
- a CDS encoding MFS transporter, producing MSHGAFYVFLSLHLDRHGYAPQAVGLMWSIGVIAEIGMFLVIPRLQARVDPRRLMVVCFAIGSLRWVVTAMLPHYPLAIGLAQLGHAFTFAAFHSTSMQAISQFFPGRTGVHGQGLLYGFSSGLGGVLGALLAGALWELGDGRASFLGAAAISLAGALLASRVSLPRRDAHEC
- a CDS encoding MFS transporter, whose translation is MAGVPYWRLSAFYFAYLGALGAFAPYFAPYLETRGLSAWQIGVVMSLWYGSRVLAPSLWGLATARAARPILVLRAGAPGYAGLLRAVPAAARFCGRGAGDAGLCQRLQRDHAAVRGAHARATGRAQIGLRAHPGVGIRGLRAGQPGLRLAAQILGYGWLVATLLPVFARCWWRRVDQRRRADAGKGVRRRLPHRCAAALARASALDLPGPPPWRCS
- a CDS encoding DUF808 domain-containing protein — protein: MAGSSLFALLDDIATLLDDVAVMTKVAAKKTAGVLGDDLALNAQQVAGVASERELPVVWAVAKGSMINKAILVPAALAISAVTPWAIVPLLMLGGLFLCYEGVEKLAHKYLHSPAEDEQHHKELLHAVADPKVDLVAFEKEKIKGAVRTDFILSAEIIVITLGSVAAASFGKQVAVLCAIAILMTVGVYGLVGAIVKLDDFGYYLNRMEGAGKVLQRKLGALILRAAPLLMKSLSVLGTAAMFMVGGAIIVHGVPALHHFVEHASAVAGASGSALNLLTAIALEAIIGIIAGAIVLAIVGLGKKLFGKKGASAH